One window from the genome of Haloprofundus halobius encodes:
- a CDS encoding 16S ribosomal RNA methyltransferase A — MTGSDGESHSSQRRNPDALIRRAGVRGDPDHDQHFLVDDRVLDRIPGYLPDGTDTSHVLEIGGGPGALTDRLLGVADRVTVVERDPTFAAFLEREFREAIEAGELTVVEGDALEVELPEFTACVANLPYGVSSEIAFRLLPRKRPMVLMFQKEFADRMVAEPGASEYGRLSVSTQHYADAELVEPVPPTAFSPPPAVDSAVVRLTPRDPDYEVDDERFFLDFVKAIFTQRRKTVRNGIRNTAHISGLADPDAVVDAAPEELLRKRAGKVTPKEFAELAAIATEHGGGGDG; from the coding sequence ATGACTGGGTCGGACGGAGAGTCCCACAGTTCGCAGCGACGCAACCCGGACGCGCTGATTCGGCGGGCGGGCGTCCGCGGCGACCCCGACCACGACCAACACTTTCTGGTCGACGACCGCGTGCTCGACCGCATCCCCGGCTACCTCCCCGACGGAACCGACACGAGCCACGTCCTCGAAATCGGCGGCGGCCCCGGCGCGCTGACCGACCGACTGCTGGGCGTCGCCGACCGCGTGACCGTCGTCGAGCGCGACCCGACGTTCGCGGCCTTTCTCGAACGGGAGTTCCGCGAAGCGATCGAAGCGGGCGAGCTTACTGTCGTCGAGGGCGACGCTCTGGAGGTCGAACTGCCCGAGTTCACCGCCTGTGTAGCGAACCTCCCGTACGGGGTGTCGAGCGAGATCGCGTTCCGGCTTCTCCCGAGAAAACGGCCGATGGTGCTGATGTTTCAGAAGGAGTTCGCCGACCGGATGGTCGCCGAACCCGGCGCCTCCGAGTACGGCCGCCTCTCGGTGAGCACCCAACACTACGCCGACGCGGAGTTAGTCGAACCCGTCCCACCGACGGCCTTCTCGCCGCCGCCGGCCGTCGACAGCGCCGTCGTCCGCCTGACTCCGCGCGACCCCGACTACGAGGTCGACGACGAGCGGTTCTTCCTCGACTTCGTGAAGGCCATCTTCACCCAACGTCGGAAAACGGTCAGAAACGGCATTCGGAACACGGCCCACATCTCGGGACTGGCCGACCCAGACGCCGTCGTCGACGCCGCGCCCGAGGAGTTACTGCGAAAACGCGCCGGGAAAGTAACCCCGAAAGAGTTCGCCGAACTCGCCGCCATCGCGACAGAGCACGGCGGAGGTGGCGATGGATAG
- a CDS encoding mechanosensitive ion channel family protein: MDSAWALQASEPGWQGLIPWLTNAEPFPEAQILVTVVISAALLAFRRGAHQWAANRGWDVSELLVSGVIAFVSTVGIVILIGTWGLTNELNNAYGDLDLTTQIPKVALAFILIGAAYALTGFIGRLIQRFAGSSDISEHQREILYRLTQVSIYSLVGLVVIGLLTENVGNLLVGAGFLGIVVGMAARQTLGSVLAGFVLMFSRPFEIGDWVEIGDNEGVVTDISIVTTRLQTFEGEYVMIPNDEVSAKPIVNRTRKGRLRIEVDVGVDYDADADYAAEVAHDAVSDLDEILSVPSPQVVLKELGDSAVVLGVRVWIDNPSARRKWRARTAVISAVKSAYEHEDINIPFPVRELMGRGPVGGFELAGESQSVRANASTDGGESGGQRENGQGESR; this comes from the coding sequence ATGGATAGCGCCTGGGCCCTGCAGGCGAGCGAACCCGGTTGGCAGGGGCTCATTCCGTGGTTGACGAACGCCGAACCGTTCCCGGAGGCGCAGATACTCGTCACCGTCGTCATCTCCGCGGCGCTGCTCGCGTTCAGACGCGGTGCCCACCAGTGGGCCGCCAACCGCGGATGGGACGTCTCCGAGTTGTTGGTTTCGGGTGTCATCGCCTTCGTCTCGACAGTTGGCATCGTCATCCTCATCGGGACGTGGGGACTGACGAATGAGTTGAACAACGCGTACGGCGACCTCGACCTCACCACCCAGATTCCGAAAGTCGCGCTCGCGTTCATCCTCATCGGCGCGGCGTACGCGCTCACCGGATTCATCGGTCGCCTCATCCAACGGTTCGCGGGGTCGAGTGATATCAGCGAACACCAGCGCGAGATCCTCTATCGACTGACACAAGTCAGTATCTACTCGCTCGTGGGACTCGTCGTCATCGGGCTGCTCACCGAGAACGTCGGCAACCTGCTTGTCGGTGCCGGGTTCCTCGGGATCGTCGTCGGTATGGCGGCCCGGCAGACGCTCGGATCGGTGCTCGCCGGGTTCGTCCTGATGTTCTCGCGGCCGTTCGAGATCGGCGACTGGGTCGAAATCGGCGACAACGAGGGCGTCGTCACGGACATCTCCATCGTCACGACGCGCCTGCAGACGTTCGAAGGCGAGTACGTGATGATTCCCAACGACGAGGTCAGCGCGAAACCCATCGTCAACCGCACCCGGAAGGGACGACTCCGCATCGAAGTCGACGTCGGTGTCGACTACGACGCCGACGCCGACTACGCTGCCGAGGTGGCGCACGACGCCGTCAGCGACCTCGACGAGATTCTGTCGGTGCCGTCGCCGCAGGTCGTTCTCAAGGAGTTGGGCGACTCGGCGGTCGTTCTCGGCGTCCGCGTCTGGATAGACAACCCTAGCGCGCGTCGCAAGTGGCGCGCCCGAACGGCGGTCATCTCGGCGGTGAAATCCGCGTACGAACACGAAGACATCAACATCCCGTTCCCGGTACGTGAACTGATGGGACGGGGACCGGTAGGCGGCTTCGAACTCGCCGGCGAGTCGCAGTCGGTGCGAGCGAACGCCAGCACGGACGGGGGCGAGAGCGGTGGACAACGGGAGAACGGCCAGGGAGAGAGCCGATGA
- a CDS encoding HemK2/MTQ2 family protein methyltransferase — translation MSDHETGDPETATRDSLADRRGVETHVYQPAEDSGLLAKAAVEHARGRTLEVGTGSGWVAAKVAEETDADVVASDLNPHACRQARKRAAGETGFDVVRADLFSPFADGAFDTVLFNPPYLPTDPDNEWGDWMEVALSGGESGRKLIDPFVDGVGRILASGGQALLLVSSLSGYDEVVRRAEDRGFEVDVVAEESYPFETLSILRLADGSVSDPPKE, via the coding sequence ATGAGCGACCACGAGACGGGCGACCCGGAGACGGCGACCCGCGACTCGCTGGCCGACCGACGCGGCGTCGAGACGCACGTCTACCAACCGGCCGAGGACTCCGGTCTCCTCGCGAAAGCCGCGGTCGAACACGCCCGCGGGCGGACGCTCGAAGTCGGTACTGGTTCGGGATGGGTCGCCGCGAAAGTCGCCGAAGAGACCGACGCCGACGTCGTCGCCTCCGACCTCAACCCCCACGCGTGCCGACAGGCGAGGAAGCGAGCGGCGGGCGAGACGGGGTTCGACGTCGTCCGCGCGGACCTCTTCTCGCCGTTCGCCGACGGCGCGTTCGACACAGTACTGTTCAATCCCCCCTACCTCCCCACGGACCCCGACAACGAGTGGGGCGACTGGATGGAGGTGGCGCTGTCGGGCGGCGAGTCCGGTCGAAAGCTCATCGACCCCTTCGTCGACGGTGTCGGTCGGATACTCGCGTCGGGCGGGCAGGCGCTTCTCCTGGTCAGTAGTCTGTCGGGCTACGACGAGGTCGTCCGGCGGGCGGAGGACCGCGGGTTCGAGGTCGACGTCGTCGCCGAGGAGTCGTACCCGTTCGAGACGCTGTCGATTCTTCGCCTCGCCGACGGATCCGTCTCCGACCCCCCGAAGGAATAA
- a CDS encoding 5-methyltetrahydropteroyltriglutamate--homocysteine methyltransferase, producing the protein MTELVATTPGLYPLPDWAKQRLSELKGHQKGDLVSGDEGPDIVDAYDQAREEVVADQQGANLDRIVEGQLRWDDNLAHPLTVHDNVDTGGIVRYYDNNNFYRDPQVVGELGFSGDVAAELETTKELLGGDDSLQAVLPGPYSLSDLASDEYYGDEGEFLDAVGEFLAGEVEAFPEHETLFLLEPSLVENAPGDDLDARASEAIDTVAAATDADVVVHSYWGALEEKVYAHLMDADVEAIGFDVVAGDRSQTLYNVNEYGTKNSVALGLVDGQNTLVESPETVRDRIEWVQEQIPAQEFDTVYATSNTELFYLPVNKYREKLAAVAEGVALARGEETEVQA; encoded by the coding sequence ATGACCGAACTCGTAGCCACGACGCCGGGGCTGTATCCGTTGCCCGACTGGGCGAAACAGCGGCTCTCGGAGTTGAAAGGCCACCAGAAAGGCGACCTCGTCAGCGGCGACGAGGGTCCCGACATCGTCGACGCGTACGACCAGGCGCGCGAAGAGGTCGTCGCCGACCAGCAGGGGGCGAATCTCGATCGAATCGTCGAGGGACAGCTCCGCTGGGACGACAACCTCGCGCACCCGCTGACAGTCCACGACAACGTCGACACCGGCGGTATCGTCCGCTACTACGACAACAACAACTTCTACCGCGACCCGCAGGTCGTCGGCGAACTCGGCTTCTCCGGCGACGTGGCGGCGGAGTTAGAGACGACGAAGGAACTGCTCGGCGGCGACGACTCGCTGCAGGCCGTGTTGCCCGGGCCGTACTCGCTTTCCGACCTCGCTTCGGACGAGTACTACGGCGACGAGGGCGAATTTTTGGACGCCGTGGGCGAGTTCCTCGCCGGTGAGGTCGAGGCGTTCCCCGAGCACGAGACGCTGTTCCTCCTCGAACCGTCACTCGTCGAGAACGCACCCGGCGACGACCTCGACGCGCGGGCGAGCGAGGCAATCGACACCGTCGCCGCGGCGACCGACGCCGACGTGGTCGTCCACAGCTACTGGGGCGCGCTCGAAGAGAAGGTGTACGCCCACCTGATGGACGCCGACGTGGAGGCTATCGGTTTCGACGTAGTGGCGGGCGACCGCTCGCAGACGCTGTACAACGTCAACGAGTACGGCACGAAGAACAGCGTCGCGTTGGGCCTCGTCGACGGGCAGAACACGCTCGTCGAGTCGCCCGAAACCGTCCGCGACCGAATCGAGTGGGTACAGGAGCAGATTCCCGCACAGGAGTTCGACACCGTCTACGCGACGAGCAACACCGAACTGTTCTACCTGCCCGTGAACAAGTATCGAGAGAAACTCGCCGCCGTGGCCGAGGGCGTCGCCCTCGCTCGCGGCGAGGAGACGGAGGTGCAAGCATGA
- a CDS encoding methionine synthase, whose amino-acid sequence MSRDADNRAQFRPENHENDHFLLTTVVGSYPKPKWLNRAKELAEDGEARFDADNLAEAYDDASEVITHEHERAGLDTVVDGEMRRNEMVEFFAHRIDGYEFNGPVKVWGHNYFDKPSVADEVEYDEPWLVDEFEFTRDVASRPVKVPITGPYTLANWSFNEAYDSEEELAYDLADLVNLEIEKLVEAGARYVQIDEPALATTPDDHAIVGECLERIADGIPEEVRIGLHVCYGDYSRIYPELNEFPIDEFDVELCNGGYEQIEVFTEPDFEPDLALGVVDAHTADVEPVEEIKENIKQGLKVVPPEKLTISPDCGLKLLPREVAYGKMENMVTAAREVEAELDAGEIDLDAPVPTAD is encoded by the coding sequence ATGAGCCGAGACGCCGACAACAGAGCGCAGTTCCGCCCGGAGAATCACGAGAACGACCACTTCCTCCTGACGACGGTGGTCGGCAGCTACCCCAAGCCGAAGTGGCTCAACCGCGCGAAGGAACTCGCCGAGGACGGGGAGGCGCGCTTCGACGCCGACAACCTCGCGGAGGCGTACGACGACGCCTCGGAGGTCATCACCCACGAACACGAGCGCGCCGGACTCGACACCGTCGTCGACGGCGAGATGCGCAGAAACGAGATGGTCGAGTTCTTCGCGCACCGCATCGACGGCTACGAGTTCAACGGCCCCGTGAAGGTGTGGGGACACAACTACTTCGACAAACCGAGCGTCGCAGACGAGGTCGAGTACGACGAACCGTGGCTGGTCGACGAGTTCGAGTTCACCCGCGACGTCGCCTCCCGGCCGGTCAAAGTCCCCATCACGGGGCCGTACACGCTGGCGAACTGGTCGTTCAACGAGGCGTACGACAGCGAGGAGGAACTCGCCTACGACCTCGCTGACCTCGTGAATCTCGAAATCGAGAAACTGGTCGAGGCGGGCGCGCGCTACGTCCAGATCGACGAACCCGCGCTGGCGACGACGCCCGACGACCACGCCATCGTCGGCGAGTGTCTCGAACGCATCGCCGACGGCATCCCCGAGGAGGTCCGCATCGGCCTGCACGTCTGCTACGGCGACTACTCGCGTATCTACCCCGAACTCAACGAGTTCCCCATCGACGAGTTCGACGTCGAACTCTGCAACGGCGGTTACGAGCAGATAGAGGTGTTCACCGAACCCGACTTCGAACCGGACCTCGCACTCGGCGTCGTCGACGCTCACACCGCCGACGTCGAACCGGTCGAAGAGATCAAGGAGAACATCAAGCAGGGGCTGAAGGTCGTCCCGCCGGAGAAGCTCACTATCTCGCCGGACTGCGGTCTCAAACTCCTGCCACGGGAAGTCGCCTACGGCAAGATGGAGAACATGGTCACGGCCGCCCGCGAGGTCGAAGCGGAACTTGACGCGGGCGAAATCGACCTCGACGCGCCGGTGCCGACGGCGGACTAA
- a CDS encoding DUF7344 domain-containing protein — MLPYASPKETVAELVTARAGGVFVAAVGAALGLAGVAYLLVDQQPLVNLVVELGFVTVFPVVQVYAGYRLAVGEYDSDELWRVARWCFVGVVLFTAVTAWVLLHEFLEGDRAMEPLFLLTSVAAVGAVAGLVLGVHDVRLNRPWEMFRTDVEAEPERIDTETASASADAEAVSNTTGAETTNTTEASSHDWERESAERPRRLAAEDTTVGPDGRASDRSTSGRRWLVVECLVTFDAERVGLEALAAAVCRREADEALVVSNDPERRKQVAISLHHVHLPALSDAGILEYDWENRLVLRGRHAGATRQ, encoded by the coding sequence ATGCTCCCTTACGCTAGCCCCAAGGAGACGGTGGCCGAACTCGTGACCGCACGAGCGGGCGGCGTCTTCGTCGCAGCCGTCGGCGCCGCGCTCGGTCTCGCAGGCGTCGCCTATCTTCTCGTCGACCAGCAGCCGCTGGTGAATCTGGTCGTCGAACTCGGCTTCGTCACGGTCTTCCCGGTAGTGCAGGTGTACGCGGGATACCGACTCGCCGTCGGCGAGTACGACAGCGACGAGCTCTGGCGCGTCGCCCGGTGGTGTTTCGTCGGGGTCGTCCTCTTCACGGCGGTCACGGCGTGGGTCCTCCTCCACGAGTTTCTGGAGGGTGACCGAGCGATGGAGCCGCTGTTCCTGCTCACGAGCGTCGCGGCCGTCGGTGCGGTCGCCGGACTCGTACTCGGTGTCCACGACGTGCGACTTAACCGACCGTGGGAGATGTTCCGGACGGACGTCGAGGCAGAACCGGAGCGGATCGACACGGAGACGGCCTCGGCGTCCGCCGATGCCGAAGCAGTCTCGAACACGACCGGCGCGGAGACGACGAACACCACAGAAGCGTCGTCACACGACTGGGAGCGAGAATCGGCGGAACGACCTCGTCGACTCGCCGCCGAAGACACGACCGTGGGGCCGGACGGCCGAGCCTCCGATCGGTCCACGTCCGGCCGACGGTGGCTCGTCGTCGAGTGCCTCGTCACGTTCGACGCCGAGCGGGTCGGACTGGAGGCGCTCGCGGCGGCGGTCTGCCGCCGAGAGGCGGACGAGGCCCTCGTCGTGTCCAACGACCCCGAGCGCCGAAAGCAGGTCGCCATCTCGCTGCACCACGTTCACCTCCCGGCGCTCTCCGACGCGGGGATTCTGGAGTACGACTGGGAGAACCGTCTCGTGCTTCGCGGCCGCCACGCCGGCGCGACACGTCAGTAG
- a CDS encoding TOBE domain-containing protein, whose product MTLSARTRLSGTIEYLEIGENTAEVELELEDGQTVTSVITANSAERLDLSEGDAVDAVVKATDVMVDG is encoded by the coding sequence ATGACACTCAGCGCACGCACCCGACTCTCGGGGACGATCGAGTATCTCGAAATCGGCGAGAACACCGCGGAAGTAGAACTCGAACTCGAGGACGGACAGACTGTGACGTCGGTCATCACCGCGAACTCGGCGGAACGCCTCGACCTCTCGGAGGGTGACGCCGTCGACGCCGTCGTGAAGGCGACGGACGTGATGGTAGACGGTTAG
- a CDS encoding class I SAM-dependent methyltransferase, with protein MDDRLAANRDYWDELAALHPKTEFYDVQNFLGGESTLMDLERDELGDVRGERLLHLQCHFGLDTLSWAREGAQATGVDFSQTAVETARELRDEVGIDPERARFVESDVYELDLDERFDTVFTSYGVLAWLSDLDGWASVIDRHLRPGGRFYVAEIHPFGAVFGDVVRAEVGEADGDPAEYAGTFAWPYDSDGALSVPVEEGSYAGDIDTNVETVNEWSHGLGGIVTALSEVGLRIEYLHEFERACYQQYPSMVEGDDGWWRFEDGAPDVPLTFSVLATKPT; from the coding sequence ATGGACGACCGCCTCGCCGCCAACCGCGACTACTGGGACGAACTGGCCGCCCTCCACCCGAAAACGGAGTTCTACGACGTGCAGAACTTTCTCGGCGGTGAGTCGACGCTCATGGACCTCGAACGCGACGAACTCGGCGACGTGCGCGGCGAGCGTCTGCTCCACCTCCAGTGTCATTTCGGACTCGACACGCTCTCGTGGGCGCGCGAAGGTGCGCAGGCAACCGGCGTCGACTTCTCGCAGACGGCGGTCGAGACCGCCCGCGAACTGCGCGACGAGGTCGGCATCGACCCCGAACGCGCTCGGTTCGTCGAGAGCGACGTGTACGAGTTGGACCTCGACGAGCGGTTCGACACCGTGTTTACTTCCTACGGCGTACTCGCGTGGTTGTCGGATCTCGACGGTTGGGCGTCGGTGATCGACCGTCACCTGAGACCGGGCGGGCGGTTCTACGTCGCCGAGATTCACCCCTTCGGCGCGGTGTTCGGCGACGTGGTTCGCGCCGAGGTCGGCGAGGCGGACGGCGACCCCGCCGAGTACGCGGGCACGTTCGCGTGGCCCTACGATAGCGACGGGGCGCTGTCGGTCCCCGTCGAGGAGGGTTCGTACGCCGGCGACATCGACACTAACGTCGAGACGGTCAACGAGTGGTCGCACGGACTCGGCGGCATCGTCACCGCGCTCTCCGAAGTCGGACTTCGGATCGAGTATCTCCACGAGTTCGAGAGAGCCTGCTATCAGCAGTACCCCTCGATGGTCGAAGGCGACGACGGCTGGTGGCGGTTCGAAGACGGCGCCCCCGACGTACCGTTGACGTTCTCGGTGCTGGCGACGAAACCGACGTAG
- a CDS encoding sodium/proline symporter, whose protein sequence is MDTVGDYVIGGRRIGPVVTGFSERASEMSGWLTLGVPGDAYSTGIMAFLNGLGMIPADLFAWAGIAKRLRKYTEIVRAVTLPTFFEYRLGDDTGMVKGVSSVVLMLFEGGYVGAQIVAAGTLLEVLTGVDTVVGILVGGVIVIGYTFLGGYFAVAWSDYFQGAIILIAFIILPVVAFANYGLPFEEVAATAGSSFTSITAGMTGWAALFGIISYAAIGLGVPGNPHIMVRFMGIDRVKNIRTAALVAQLFMFVAYIGAALVGLYALAVFGQGGVTDIDNAMPRLTLELLPGVVAGIVLAAALAAMMSSADSQLLVATSAVVEDVYHGFFNEDATEEQLVRYSRIVTFVLGGASVAFAFAASGTPIYTLVLDYAWGGLGAAIGPTVIAALWWKRVTAEGSVASMVVGAVTMIGWTQLETILGMMNAMPSAEASPFLSGLVGVYGLFPAFVLSVLTLIVVSLLTRPPEGVDDDFDVFEKPLSAVVSDRQRGGTPDYVTDGGRDRPKAVTEADNIRAHVAASGYWRDGAADERTGE, encoded by the coding sequence ATGGACACCGTCGGCGACTACGTCATCGGCGGCCGCCGCATCGGCCCCGTCGTCACGGGCTTTTCCGAGCGTGCCTCCGAGATGAGCGGGTGGCTCACGCTCGGCGTCCCCGGCGACGCGTACTCGACCGGTATCATGGCGTTTCTCAACGGGCTGGGGATGATTCCGGCCGACCTGTTCGCGTGGGCCGGCATCGCGAAGCGACTCCGCAAGTACACCGAAATCGTCCGGGCGGTCACGCTACCGACGTTCTTCGAGTATCGGCTCGGCGACGACACCGGGATGGTCAAGGGCGTCTCCTCGGTCGTCCTCATGCTGTTCGAGGGCGGCTACGTCGGCGCGCAGATCGTCGCCGCCGGGACGCTTCTGGAGGTGCTCACCGGCGTCGACACCGTCGTCGGCATCCTCGTCGGCGGCGTCATCGTCATCGGCTACACGTTCCTCGGCGGCTACTTCGCCGTCGCGTGGTCCGACTACTTCCAGGGGGCTATCATCCTCATCGCGTTCATCATCCTCCCGGTCGTCGCGTTCGCCAACTACGGACTCCCGTTCGAGGAGGTTGCCGCGACCGCGGGCTCGTCGTTCACGAGTATCACCGCCGGGATGACCGGCTGGGCGGCGCTGTTCGGCATCATCAGCTACGCCGCCATCGGGCTGGGCGTCCCCGGGAACCCGCACATTATGGTGCGGTTCATGGGCATCGACCGCGTGAAGAACATCCGAACCGCGGCGCTCGTCGCGCAGCTGTTCATGTTCGTCGCGTACATCGGCGCGGCGCTGGTCGGTCTCTACGCGCTCGCCGTCTTCGGACAGGGCGGCGTCACCGACATCGACAACGCGATGCCGCGGCTGACGCTCGAACTGCTGCCGGGCGTCGTCGCCGGCATCGTCCTCGCGGCCGCGCTCGCGGCGATGATGTCGAGCGCCGACTCTCAGTTGCTCGTCGCGACCAGCGCCGTCGTCGAGGACGTCTACCACGGCTTCTTCAACGAGGACGCCACCGAGGAGCAGCTCGTTCGGTACTCCCGCATCGTCACGTTCGTCCTCGGCGGCGCGAGCGTCGCCTTCGCGTTCGCCGCCTCCGGCACGCCCATCTACACGCTCGTGCTCGACTACGCGTGGGGCGGGTTGGGCGCGGCAATCGGACCGACGGTCATCGCCGCGCTCTGGTGGAAGCGCGTCACCGCCGAGGGCTCCGTCGCCAGCATGGTCGTCGGCGCGGTGACGATGATCGGCTGGACGCAACTGGAGACCATCCTCGGGATGATGAACGCGATGCCGTCCGCCGAGGCGTCGCCGTTCCTCTCGGGACTCGTCGGCGTCTACGGACTGTTCCCGGCGTTCGTCCTCTCGGTGCTCACGCTGATCGTCGTCTCGCTTCTCACCCGGCCGCCCGAGGGCGTCGACGACGACTTCGACGTGTTCGAGAAGCCGCTGTCGGCGGTCGTCTCCGACCGCCAGCGCGGCGGGACGCCCGACTACGTGACCGACGGCGGTCGCGACCGGCCGAAAGCCGTCACCGAGGCCGACAACATCCGCGCGCACGTCGCCGCCTCGGGCTACTGGCGCGACGGCGCGGCGGACGAGCGGACGGGGGAGTGA